The following DNA comes from Paenibacillus crassostreae.
TTGACCCTTAACACCAATAATGTCACCAAGATCAAATAATCGGAACGCATTGAATTTCACTTCAGGAACCGAGTCTTGACGTACATATATCTGAATCTTTCCACTAAGATCCTGGATTTGAGCAAAAATAGCCTTACCCATGCCCCGTTTAGCCATAATACGGCCCGCAACACAGACATCTATTGCTTTTTCCTCTAATTCATCATGTGAGAATTGATCATATTCTGCGACCAATTCGCCAGCGTTGTGTGTTCTGTTGTATTTCTTACCAAATGGGTCAAGACCCATTCCTCTAAGCTCGTCCAATTTGTTGTGACGAATCTGTAGCATTTCACTAAGTTCGTTTTCCTGGTTGTTTAACTCTTCCGACATGCAACTTCATCTCCCTCATCTTCACTCAACACTTACCCATCACTTGCAGTAAACGGTTCATCAGCCGATCAAGTGAAACTTATACTTTTTTTATTTTTAAAAAAAAGCTTCCTTTTAGGAAGCCCTTTTAAACAAACCTCTTACATAACTCTTATTTTCTGATATCGACGATCTCATATTGTATAACGCCTGCTGGAACATTGACATCAACAACTGCACCTTTTTGTTTACCTAGAATTGCTTTACCAACTGGACTTTCATTCGATATCTTGTTGTTAAGAGGGTCCGACTCAGCGGTACCTACGATTAAATACTCTAACGTATCACCATATTCTAGATCTTTCACGACTACCGTAGCACCTACACCCACAGAATCCGTATTAATATCGTCATTATTGATGATTCGAGCATTCCGTAGCATTTTCTCAAGAGTAATAACTCTTCCTTCAATAAAGGCCTGTTCATTCTTAGCGTCTTCGTATTCCGAGTTCTCGCTAATATCACCATAACCAATAGCAACCTTTATTCGTTCAGCGATCTCACGACGTTTGACAGACTTAAGTTGCTCTAACTCATTCTCTAACCTCTTGAGACCTTCCTGTGTAAGAATGACTTCTTTATCGCTCATTAAACCGATTCTCCTGTCAATTAATAATTTAAAATGTCCGAGTCAATTTCATAATTACGCAAGGCGATTATGAAATTGACTCCCTTATACTTATAAATGATACTATATGCGGAATCTGAGGAGTCAGAACATCCTCTGCTGCCGTAATTAAGACTAAGTCGAATTTATACTGAAAAAGTATATGGTAACCATTTCAAAAAGTCAATGCAGTTTCACTGGCTAATACGTAAAGATTAATTTGTCTATGCTGTTACAGCTGATAAATCACCATTACTCTCATCTTGCTGATTCAAGGAGTTTACATAATCCTCCAGAATCTTCACCATTTCATCTCGTCTTGTTTCTTCCATAATCTCATCTTTAATTCGAGCTGAACCCTTTAGCCCTTTCAAATACCAAGCTAAGTGTTTACGCATTTCGAGAACTGCATGTTGTTCCCCTCTCATAGCGATCAAACGATCCATATGGAGAATGGCAATTTTAATCTTTTCTTCAGCCGTTGGATCTGCAACCAGTTCACCTGTCTGCAAATATTGAATGGTACTGTATAGCATCCATGGGTTACCAAGCGCTCCGCGACCGATCATAACACCATCACAACCCGTTAACTCCAACATCCGGCGAGCATCTTCAGGTGTTACAACATCCCCATTACCAATGACAGGAATAGATACAGATTGTTTTACTTCTTTAATGATATCCCAATTCGCATGGCCGGTGTATAGTTGTTCTCTCGTTCTTCCATGAACACTCACCGCTTTGCCTCCTGCACGTTCTACAGCTTGGGCATTCTGTACAGCATAGATATGTTCACTATCCCAACCCGTACGCATCTTTACAGTTACAGGTTTATTCACAGCAGCCACTACAGCGGATACCATCTCATAAATTTTATTTGGATCCAGAAGCCAACGCGCCCCTGCATCAATTTTAGTTACTTTTGGAGCAGGACAGCCCATATTAATATCAATAATATCAGCATTTGTCTCGCGATCTACGACTTTGGCTGCTTCAACGAGAGAATCACGGTCTCCCCCAAAAATCTGTAAACTCAATGGCTTTTCCCGTTCGTCTACAAAAAGCATATCATGTGTACGTTTGTTACCATGGACGATAGCCTTGCCACTCACCATCTCCGCACAGACGAGTCCCGCTCCAAATTCTTTAGCTATTAATCGAAAAGCAGGATTACATACACCCGCCATAGGCGCTAGCACGACTTGGTTCTTCATTTCAATATCGCCAATTTTCAGCATGTGATGATCACCCCAAAGTTTTTATTGTATTACTACTTGCGTTACTTCGATAAAAACTAGCTTCGGAAGCATTTACTTAGTTTTTTATTGTGTTACTACTTGCGTTACTTCGATAAAAACTTGCATCGGAAGCATTTACCTAGTTTTTATTGTTTGTGTTACTACTTGTATTACTTAACCAGAAACAATATGGGTAAGGTCTGGGATTGTAATTCCCAACGCATCTACAATTTTGTTTAAAATTTGATCTTCTATATGACGATTACCACGCTCAATTTCTCCTAAAATAACGAGAGACACACCCATTCTTGATGCTAGTTCTTGTTGGGTATATCCCTTTAATTTCCTGAAGGCGCGGATCCGGTTTCCCAATTGTACGTTCTCCATAATTGTATCCCTTCCTTTCCATCCAGTTTCTCGAGTGCTGTCTTAACAATCTTTTGTAGACCAGTGGTTTCTTCAGAGGGTACAATATCGTTCAGTGGTACAAGTACAAAAGCGCGCTCCTCCATACGAGGATGAGGCAGAATAAGGTCTGGTGTTGCTTCAACCCATCCCTGCATCCATAGAAGATCCAAATCTACCGTACGCGGACCCCAATGAATATGACGAACGCGACCTAATTCTTTTTCAATACCTTGCATAACCGTAAGTAGTGCATGAGGATCTAGTTCGGTCTCTATAGCAACCGCCATATTAAGAAAATAAGGTTGATCAACATATCCAACAGGTTCTGTCTCATAAAGATGCGAGGAGCGAAGGACGTTGATTTGATGATGATCGTGAAGACGTTCTACAGCTTCCATTAAAGTGCCCTCTCGGTCACCCAAATTCGCCCCTAAAGCAATATAAGCCTCTGATGGCTCAGAGGTAAAGTGTGGCTTCATGATGGTTTCTCACTTTCTTGTTCTGAACAGCTCCACCGTTACACCTTGAAAGTGAATATCGAACGGAGGATGCGGTTTGGTCACTTTGACCGTCAATGCATAGATACTAGTATAAGTGTCTAATAACGAGGATGCAATAACTTCTCCTAGAGCTTCAATTAATTTAAAAGATTTATTCTCTACAATATCCTTAACCAATTCATGTATCTCAGCATAATTTACTGTCTTGCTTAAGTCATCTTGTTCTCCCGCTTCTCGAAGATCCATCTCAAGTTCTAAATCGATGTAATAGCGTTGTCCAAGCTTTCTCTCTTCCGCAAAAACACCGTGATATCCGTAATACTCCATACGGTGCATAACCATTTTATCCATCTAGTCTATCCCTCCTATTACTATGCGTGAATAATCATCGATTCCGGTGATCCATATAACATCGCGTCACACATCTGAACGGTACGTTTGATCAATGCTACATCATGAACCCTCACAATCTGACATCCTTGCGCTATGCCGAAGGCTACTGTTGCAGCCGTGCCCTCCATAACATCATCTACGGGTAGATCTAAAGCAGTACGTATAAATTTCTTACGAGATGTAGCCAACAATACAGGATATCCTAGATCAGCTAAAGTATCCAGTCCCATCATCACTCGCATATTCTCGGAATAATCTTTTGCGAAACCAATACCAGGATCAAGAATAATATTATTCTGATGCACACCAGCTTTAAGAGCTAGATGGATACTTTCCTTCAAATCTTGAACAACATCCTCCATCAGATTCGTATAATTCCGATCATGGCGGTTATGCATTAGAATAATAGGTACCGAGAGTTCAGCCGCCGTTGCTAACATCTTCGGGTCACCGATTCCTCTCCAGATATCATTGATAATATGTGCTCCTGCTTGGATCGCTTGCCGAGCAACTTCTGCTTTATAGGTGTCTACTGAGAGCGGAATATGTGGTACTTCACGATGGATAGCCTCAATGACGGGGATAATACGTTCCAGTTCTTCTTCTGCCCCAACCTGAGCAGAGCCTGGTCGCGTGGATTCCCCACCTATATCAATAAGATCGGCTCCGTCTTCCATCATTTGTAC
Coding sequences within:
- a CDS encoding helix-turn-helix domain-containing protein, translated to MENVQLGNRIRAFRKLKGYTQQELASRMGVSLVILGEIERGNRHIEDQILNKIVDALGITIPDLTHIVSG
- the dusB gene encoding tRNA dihydrouridine synthase DusB, whose translation is MLKIGDIEMKNQVVLAPMAGVCNPAFRLIAKEFGAGLVCAEMVSGKAIVHGNKRTHDMLFVDEREKPLSLQIFGGDRDSLVEAAKVVDRETNADIIDINMGCPAPKVTKIDAGARWLLDPNKIYEMVSAVVAAVNKPVTVKMRTGWDSEHIYAVQNAQAVERAGGKAVSVHGRTREQLYTGHANWDIIKEVKQSVSIPVIGNGDVVTPEDARRMLELTGCDGVMIGRGALGNPWMLYSTIQYLQTGELVADPTAEEKIKIAILHMDRLIAMRGEQHAVLEMRKHLAWYLKGLKGSARIKDEIMEETRRDEMVKILEDYVNSLNQQDESNGDLSAVTA
- the folK gene encoding 2-amino-4-hydroxy-6-hydroxymethyldihydropteridine diphosphokinase — protein: MKPHFTSEPSEAYIALGANLGDREGTLMEAVERLHDHHQINVLRSSHLYETEPVGYVDQPYFLNMAVAIETELDPHALLTVMQGIEKELGRVRHIHWGPRTVDLDLLWMQGWVEATPDLILPHPRMEERAFVLVPLNDIVPSEETTGLQKIVKTALEKLDGKEGIQLWRTYNWETGSAPSGN
- the greA gene encoding transcription elongation factor GreA, which gives rise to MSDKEVILTQEGLKRLENELEQLKSVKRREIAERIKVAIGYGDISENSEYEDAKNEQAFIEGRVITLEKMLRNARIINNDDINTDSVGVGATVVVKDLEYGDTLEYLIVGTAESDPLNNKISNESPVGKAILGKQKGAVVDVNVPAGVIQYEIVDIRK
- the folP gene encoding dihydropteroate synthase — protein: MKTTIYDRTYSCGETELKLGKSTLVMGILNVTPDSFSDGGQYTDTEIAVQHAVQMMEDGADLIDIGGESTRPGSAQVGAEEELERIIPVIEAIHREVPHIPLSVDTYKAEVARQAIQAGAHIINDIWRGIGDPKMLATAAELSVPIILMHNRHDRNYTNLMEDVVQDLKESIHLALKAGVHQNNIILDPGIGFAKDYSENMRVMMGLDTLADLGYPVLLATSRKKFIRTALDLPVDDVMEGTAATVAFGIAQGCQIVRVHDVALIKRTVQMCDAMLYGSPESMIIHA
- the folB gene encoding dihydroneopterin aldolase, whose protein sequence is MDKMVMHRMEYYGYHGVFAEERKLGQRYYIDLELEMDLREAGEQDDLSKTVNYAEIHELVKDIVENKSFKLIEALGEVIASSLLDTYTSIYALTVKVTKPHPPFDIHFQGVTVELFRTRK